Genomic window (Mus caroli chromosome 14, CAROLI_EIJ_v1.1, whole genome shotgun sequence):
ACGCATGAATTCTCATTTCTCTTACATAGTATCGGTAATGAGGCGCAAAAAGCcaatcctttttcatttcctgttcCACGATTGCTACAATAAATAAGATGACGTTAAACCCAGAAGCTCTGATCTCTACATATTGCTGTCCTCTCACAGCATCCAACAAAGACAGGTCAGTGAACTGTCACCCAGATCACAGCATAACTGGGCGGGCGCATTTTATATAATGAAGCAAAATTCTATAACATTCATTTACAATTATACCAAGCAGGAGGGAgtgataaatgaaaaacaaaagcaaaaaagagaCATATTTACAAAGTCACAAAATAAGCAATAAAGAGTGATGaaacttataaaaatgtaaagtttaagGACAAGTTGTTAACAAGGCTGATGTAGCAACAAAATTGAAGAGTAAAGTGTATataggagccgggtgtggtggcgcacgtctttaatcccagcactcgggagacagaggcaggcagatttctgagttcgaggccagcctggtctacagagtgagttccaggacagccagagctataaagagaaaccctgtctcaaaaaaagcaaaaaaaaaaaaaaaaaggtgtatatAGGATATTAATGAGCAATCTACAGGAATATAAATTATCTTACTAGATACTATATGCTTCTGCTCTGGTTATGAAACCATGATGCAAGTAATAAGTTCTATGAAGAAAATGGCAGAGGCAGCATGTTTGGGAAGCCCTTCCTGGGGCAGTGGGCAGGAAAGAATTCTGAGAAACTGCCTAAGCAGAGAACATTATTAGACAACAATGTTAGTAAGCACAGTCCCAAATCATGATGACTAACTGAGTTCAGAAATAGAAAGAGACAAGCTGAACAAGGGGAAGAATAGAATCCTCTGCCACATAGAGTGTGATTGTTTCTAGAAACTGAGTATAACAGCAAGTGAAAAGCATTGTATCTCCCTCTCCCAaaccacacacatttatttacacaatCCTTCCTGGTACTTAATACTTTAACAACTAAAAAAATTAGGTACACACTAGACAACTTTCCAACAGAATCCTATAAACCAGTAGACAGTCTTCACTAACATGGTGTTGCAAGTATTTCTTTTCAGGCAGCAGTTACCAAGTTTCCGGACATATTGTAGTTCTATTTCATATTCtactctccaacttgcttttccTTGTCACAGTGTAGGACGGAGCAGCTTTTTATGTCACTACACCGATGGTGGGCTGTTTGAATCATGGCCTAAGTACATGGGTTTCAATACGTGAAGTTGCTGACAGCTTCCAGTTGTTGAAGGGATGCTGACTGTACTGTGAGCCTGAATTTATTGTCTACTGATAGAAAGTTTCTAGGATTTCAGCTCAACCTTGCAAAAGTCATCCTGTTTTGAACATGTAGGTAGTCTAAGACATTGAACTTTGCATAAATATCAGTATACCTTGACCATGCTGTCCCTAGGAACATTGTACCAGTTTCTAGTATTTGAAAGAACCTATCCccacatttttataaaacttggtagtttgagaagaaaaagggaatCTTACTGGTCACGTAAACTTTACTGTGGCGAGAGTGCAGCCTGCTCCCTTCCACCCTGTCTCATGGTCACTGGACATCCctcctttttctgtttcatttgctTTGCTCCATTGCGTCATATTTATGATTACTTTGGTCTTCCCTTCTGTGAgacctctcagagactgagtgCTTTCAGTTGCCTGTGCTTGTCTCTGTTGTCTTTGGGTAACAGACCTGGATGTCTGTGCAGCCAAGATTCCTAGTTCTAGTGTTACCCCTTCATCAGATGCCAGGGCCATGTCTGATGCTTCCTTGGCACAGCTCTGCAGGTAAAGGCAtctactgccaagcctgatgacctgagttcaatctccaggactcACATGATAGAAGAGAAGCAACATGAAAGACTTTCACACATGCATCAAAAACACACATCATTGTCACATTTGGGAATTTATAAAACACACCAAGTTTGCTGGCCTTAACTAAGCACAATAGGCAGAACTTAAGTATTAAGACCTGCAGCCTCTCTTATACCCTGCTGTGCTATGTACCCACAGGACTAGATGAAGTCAGATCCTTACCTAATGATTGGAAAAAAACTGAATAACGGCATTCATAGAGAGAAAACAGATACTGCCGAACTGCTGGAAGACTGTGCAACACTTCAAGGATCTCTGCCCCTTTAATGACCTGggtattaaaacaaaacccatcaatcaatcaattaatcaaacaacaaaaaaatgaatattgTAATGATTTTTGTGTATTTACGTTAGGAAAGCATGAGCAGTCTTTAAAAGGATGTTAAGGTTTCTCACCTTTTCCCTGAGGTCCGGCCTTTCTAAGGCGATCATACTGACGTAAACAGTGTAAGTCACAAATGTCTTGTAATCCATGAGCTCATACGATGTAAATGTAGAAACAGTGTCGAGAAAGAGCTCTGCAGCCTGTTTGAAGTCACGGATAGCCACACAATATAAGCCTTGGTACACTTTCAGCCTGTTTCGCCTGTCCCAGTCTCCGCCTTCCTCTATTAGGCTAgcaaaaaacacaacagaaacataatgctaataaatttttttttaaagaaaaaaagtttaagtaAAGTATTTTATTCAGCAAGTATGTCAACTCTTGGACCAAATTCCACAGttgtaagcaaaacaaaatggggAAATGTGGGCCTACCAACTTATTAATAACTTACTATCAACAGCCCATAACTTCCAGGGTCATATCCACTGCTAATTGTACCTTTTGGCCTTTTCTGTGTTTCGAGTAATGAGGTCATTATCCATATAAAAGAGTCCAATCCTTAGGAGGTAGAATACAATATCCAGGCGGTGACCCAAGGCCACAGTCTTATCATATGTCTTTCGAAAAGCTGTCAAAGCTCCTTCCTGTCAAATTCAAGATCAAAGGGGTTAAAAGTACACAATTCAGCAAAGCCATCAGCTTCCAGGATTTTCCTGAGAGTGGCTGGTGGCACAGAAGTAGAGCTGAAGTAAGATGCCAGTGAAAGAAAGGGTCATAGGGATAAAGATCAAGGGTTCCTTTAGCTGACGAAAGTATTGACAATGCCCAGGGAACACTTCATTCTGAGGACAAGATATGAAAAGCACATAATAGAAATTGTATTTCTGCCTATAACAATTAGCATTACTTCCAAATAAGTTCACTATAAATTCTTAATCATTTTAAGAGGCTCATGTCACTGGTTCGAGCACTCAATAGATGCGTATGCAATCTCATCTCAACTGAGAGAAAGGGATTCCACTGCTTTGCAAGAACAGtgataaaaatcacttttatacTTGGTGTTTCTTCAGACATAACGGGATAGCATGTTCTACAATTATTAGTCACACTTCATGAATGTATAAAAGGAAGCGTCAGAACAGCAGTgagcatgcctggtacccagacCTGGAAATGCAATACTGTTTCTCACCAGGGAACCAGGGGTTTGGGAAGAAATGGATGACTGCAAGTTTGCAGAGTAAAGTTAAAATAGTAGGTGACTTTATGCCGTTTTGTATCAAAAATAAAGGTAATCATGATTCAAGTTAAAAGATAACAAGACTGTCTATACTAACACCTGCAATGAACTAAGCGTCAAAAAATTGATGATAAATACAACTAATAATAAAACCACTGCAACCATTAAACATTTAGAAACagtcagtaaaagaaaaaaacctgaacaTTCTTTTGGGGAGAATGCTGTGAGCCAACATAGAAGGAATATAGCCTTAACACAAAGAGCAATCACCCAATGCTGACTAAGCCACAACGATTAAATGCAAGACCTGAAACAAAACCTTCAAGTCACTCAGTCACATACACACTGACCACCTTTTCAAACCAAACCACACTCATACTACATTTCAAGGGTTTTCCCCACTAtatttctaagtttttaaaatgaccactactaaatttaaaaaatttttttaaagttttaaattaaaattcaacaGTTTATAATTTAAGCCCTTTCTTTGGGCTAGTGCAGTTCTAAACTCTTTCCCTGTATCTTTAAACAGCACTAGGTAGAAACACATCATCCTATTTTGCATGAGAAAACTGCAGCTGCAGTAAATAATGACTATTGAGGCTGGAAATATAACCCAGGCCATCTGATCCAAGAGCTTACACTATTTTTAAATACGAGAACCATGTCAGCCTACATTCAAATGCTAAAGAGTAGACCCAGCACTAGGATTACTTAGAACAAATGGCCACACATAGGAAAATAAGTGTTCACTCTCCCAGAAATTTCACCCAAGACTAAACAGTATCCTAAAGAAATACTAGCATGTATGGGCAGTGGAGGCATACCACTTTAAATCCCAGAgtttgggaggccaaggcaagcagatctctgtgtgtttgaggtcagcctggtctatagagttagttccaagacagctagggctacacaaagaaaccctgtctcaaatcagaaaaaaaacaaaacaaaaacaaacaaaaaagtgggctggtgagatggctcagtgggtaagagcacccaactgctcttctgaaggtccagagttcaaatcccagcaaccacatggtggctcacaaccatccgcaatgaaatctggcgccctcttctggagtgcctgaagacagctacagtgtacttacatataataaataaatctttaaaaaaaaaaaacaaacaacaacaacaacaaaaaaagcccgCCAAAACACTAGCATATAGATACTAAGAGACATATGAACATGTTTTTCACCACAGCAATTTGTTTAAGAAAAATCAACTATTACAGCTGGTTAAAGCAAAACCAGCTGAAGCAATTCGTGCATCCTACCAGCTGAACAGACAACCTACTCAAAAAGTGGATGGGGTAGCGGTGAACCAGAACGTTAACAAAATTCTCTGAGAGGCAGTGACAGATGCATGGAAGAGGAGGATTCGTGGAACATACAGTGAtctcatgcacacaaatacatgttcACTAGTCATTTTCTacaagacatacatacacaagtacaTAACTGCGCTATCAAAGAGCTATGTAAGTTAGTTATTTCTCAaggtacagaacaaagaaaaacccaaatGACTGCAACCCTTAACTGATAAGTATTAATAGTGTAAATtcttttagatttactttatGTCTTTGAGTATCCTGTCTAAATATATGCCTGTGCATGATGGCGCTTGCCTGGTAGGTGCCAGCAGCGGTCAGAAGACAGTATTGGAtctcccagaactggaattatTAACGTGGGCTGTCAGATGTCATATGGAGATATGAATCAAACCTGGGCCCTCTCTGAGAGCAACCAACagtcttaacccctgagccatcactccagcctcctactgtaaaataaaattgttttttattttctggtttttcgagacagggtttctctgtagctctggctgtcctggaactcactctgtagaccaggctggccttgaactcagaagtcctcctgcctctgcctcccaagtactgggactaaaggcgtgcgcccccactgcctggcagctgtaaaccttttaaaatgtacaatatttGCTTCCCAACCACATAAGTTACTACTGAAAATGACCCCAATGTTGTAAACAGAGGAGGCAAAACCTCTGCACCCTTGTTTTGTTCTGgagaagtatttttattattttcaagtatgtgtatgtgtgtctgggggCATGTGTACAAGAATGCAGATGTCTTTGGAGGCTAGAGGGATCGGATACCTGGGAGCTGGTGGGAACTGCACTTAGGTCTACTCCAAGATGATCTGCAGAATATACTCTTAAACCACCAAGCCTCTTCTCTCTAGCTTCACGGGCATCTGTTTGTAATGACACAGTAAGGAAGACTAACACAAACCTTGCTCTGTTAAGAGCAGGGAATTGGGTGCTGCAACACTGTCATGCATCTACTGTTCCTGTACTGACTCTTCAGTACAGGTAAATATGATTATCCTTTTGTTAAAACAAAAAGATGCACTTATCCAGTGAGCTATTACTCATTTGCACTGATGAACAACATTGGTCTGTACCTCCAGAAAAGCGGGAGGATCTCTCATCTGCAGAGAGGGCAGAGCATCTCCACCGACCCTGTCACCTACCCAGAGAGGGCAGAGCATCCCACTGACCTTGTCACCTATCTGACAGAGGTACTCTGCTTTTGCCATCATTGCATCTCGAATTTCACTTTCTCCCAGATTCTTCTCTGCATCCTCCAGCTCCTCATCCAAACGTTTCAACTCTTCTTcgtttgctttcttcattttactCAGGAGATCCACGTCCATCTGCCAGTCGAGGGATTTACACAAGGCTTCATAATAAGGAGCCATATCTAAAAGCCATAAATCACGCATTATGAGGCAACCTGTTAGCTTCTGCTCGCTGTTCCCACCCCACCGAAGGTCAGCTAGCAGACGCCTCCCAACTGTGGGCCTGGGAAGGACGGCTAAGGTTTGAAGCTGGGAGCCTGCTTGAGAGCTGATCTTAGCAGGACTGATCGCGACTAAGGCCAAAGGGAGGGGAATCGAATCCTCAGTTTGCTCTGGTCGGCTCCTGTTCCAAAGGAGTCCCTCATGTCAGGGAAAGGACACTGATTCGACTCGACTACTAGGGACAGAACCCTGACTGTCCCTTGGCCGGCAGCTAAACACCGACAGGCATCACTAAAGCCGCGGCGCCTTTGCCGGAGTCCAGCCGAGACAAGCACCCGAGGCTTCCCTGAACGTCTGGCGGCGGGGAAGAACCCACTAAGGCAAGCAAGCCCCTCTCGGGTCCAGGAGGCCTCCCTAGGGGTCTCCATGAAGCCTCGACCGGAGACGCCCGCCAGGCACCCCGACCGCCCCGCCTAGGCCGCTGACTCGGCGCTCGCGGGCCTCACTGTTTTCCCGGACGGCCGCCATCAACTCCTCGCGCACCGCCGCGTCCCCGCGGTGCTCCGGCAGGCTAAGCAGAAACCGCAGCTGCGCGATGCGCAGGTCAGGGTTCTTGGGCAGTCCCTCTTCTTCTAGGTTTTCTAGCGGCATGGCTACAGCAGAGGAGCGGGCTGACAGAACCAAGCACAGCCCTGGGCCACCAGCGGAAGCAGGAGGAGTCGTCGCAGGTCCCCAGAGCCACCAGTCTGACTTCCGGTCGCGTCTCTGTCTCCGCCGCCTGCAGCGTCCCCTGCTGGACATCGGCGGGAGCACTTGGCGCTGTTCCCTTTTTCTTTAGGTCCCTTTAGGTCAGAGTTGGGCCCAACTTTCATTTCTTGAGTATCTTTTTTGTCTTcgtttttatataatatttgcaaCGGAAAGTATCTGGAAATGCGctaacagttttaaaatataacacagatgagaaaaacaataaaaacaattttccagggccatctttgttttaatattcttGAAGTAGGGAGTGATTCTTTTGGTCCAGATTGTAGGCAAACAAACTGGAACATAGCGAGATTTGAAAAGtggccagctaaggctacacaccAGCTACATGACAAGGCCTGCGTGGAACCTATTTTCCTTACGTttaaaatccacattcctccctACGCTAAGAAAACAGTACCCCATGTTTCCAGTTATTAATTCAGTGacttatattatttttgtgtgcacatgttgGAGGAGTCTTCAGAATGGGTAATGGTCTATAAATCCTACTGTGTGACACAATGAGAAATGTCCCACTGAGTCTCAGTATTTGACCACATGGTCCCcattggtggtgctgtttggacaCATTAAGGAACCATAGGAAGGTGTAAACCCTGCTTTAGGCAGTAGCTtactggggtaggctttgagaatTTCTGACCTCGCCCCATTTCCAATTCTTTCTATGTTCTCTCTGTGTGGTTGAAGATGTGATCTCCCAGGTTCTTGTTCCAGCCTGTTTCTATGCCCCTGCCACTACTAAGGACTCTCAGAAAGTGCAAGCCAAATTAAACTCGTGAGCTGCGTAGGTCAtggcgttttatcacagcaagaaaaaGTAACTAGTACACCCGCTGCACGGACTTGCTGGCCTTTGCTTTTGTTAGGCCCTGCAATTGTAATGACTGTAATGTGCTACCCCGAGAGAATCTCACCACAGAGACTTATCTTACCACAGAGACGACTTAAAGCCAGGATTTGCATCTCAGTTGTTGAATTCCACAGTAAAGCATAGACTTCTACTAGAAGTTTACCTTTGAACACAAGCTCAACTTCTTCTGCAGTGGATCTTTTATGCTGGCCCAAAATTCTTCTGGGTTATGAAATATGATGTCCTTTGAAGGATGTGTGGATCCAGGAATCACACTCTATGTGATGGTTACCATATGTCTGACTTTTGGAACAGTACAACACAAGGATGTGCTAGAATTGGTGCTATTTTATGATATCAGAATGTTATAACTTTGTATAGAAACTGATCATCAATCCTTTCAAGAAAGATTCTGTAGGAAGCATCCTAAGACATTTATGAATGGGTTTAGGGCAAGAGGAACTAGAGCTTTAAATCAAGCCCAGTATAGAGATATTTCAAGACTGGGTTCATACTATGcatgaaatatgaataaaatagtgTCCATAATTCACTTGTAAGCAAAAAATGggtttatttattaatcatctcaaatgatatcccacttccaaGTAACCCTTCCACaagcccccccccatcccatatctgccctcttttccttcccctttctttgactctatgagggtgctcttccaaCCCCACCTACCATCTTCTACCCACTGATCCAGTGTATAGTctcctgtacactccttggttggtagtctaatccctgggagcactgggtgatCCAGCCAATcaatgttgttctttctatggggttgcaataccCCTCTGCTCCccagtccttccaccagctcccccacctaagctgctgatctgttgcacTGGCTTCAGTaaatc
Coding sequences:
- the Psmd6 gene encoding 26S proteasome non-ATPase regulatory subunit 6, encoding MPLENLEEEGLPKNPDLRIAQLRFLLSLPEHRGDAAVREELMAAVRENNMAPYYEALCKSLDWQMDVDLLSKMKKANEEELKRLDEELEDAEKNLGESEIRDAMMAKAEYLCQIGDKEGALTAFRKTYDKTVALGHRLDIVFYLLRIGLFYMDNDLITRNTEKAKSLIEEGGDWDRRNRLKVYQGLYCVAIRDFKQAAELFLDTVSTFTSYELMDYKTFVTYTVYVSMIALERPDLREKVIKGAEILEVLHSLPAVRQYLFSLYECRYSVFFQSLAIVEQEMKKDWLFAPHYRYYVREMRIHAYSQLLESYRSLTLGYMAEAFGVGVEFIDQELSRFIAAGRLHCKIDKVNEIVETNRPDSKNWQYQETIKKGDLLLNRVQKLSRVINM